The proteins below come from a single Cervus canadensis isolate Bull #8, Minnesota chromosome 2, ASM1932006v1, whole genome shotgun sequence genomic window:
- the BARHL2 gene encoding barH-like 2 homeobox protein, translated as MTTMEGASGSSFGIDTILSSASSGSPGMMNGDFRPLGEARTADFRSQATPSPCSEIDTVGTAPSSPISVTMEPPEPHLIADGPQHHHHLHHSQQPPPAAAPTQSLQPSPQQQQQQPPPPPAAQQLGSAASAPRTSTSSFLIKDILGDSKPLAACAPYSTSVSSPHHTPKQESNAAHESFRPKLEQEDSKTKLDKREESQSDIKCHGTKEEGDREISSSRESPPVRAKKPRKARTAFSDHQLNQLERSFERQKYLSVQDRMDLAAALNLTDTQVKTWYQNRRTKWKRQTAVGLELLAEAGNYSALQRMFPSPYFYHPSLLGSMDSTTAAAAAAAMYSSMYRTPPAPHPQLQRPLVPRVLIHGLGPGGQPALNPLSNPIPGTPHPR; from the exons ATGACAACAATGGAAGGGGCCAGCGGGTCGAGTTTTGGAATAGACACGATTTTGTCCAGTGCCAGTTCGGGCAGCCCCGGCATGATGAATGGAGATTTCCGCCCGCTCGGCGAGGCCAGGACCGCGGATTTTAGGAGTCAGGCCACTCCGTCCCCCTGTTCGGAGATTGATACCGTAGGAACGGCGCCTTCCTCTCCCATCTCGGTCACCATGGAGCCCCCGGAACCGCATCTGATTGCGGACGGGCCCCAGCATCACCACCACCTGCACCACAGCCAGCAGCCGCCGCCAGCCGCGGCCCCCACGCAAAGTTTGCAGCCTTcgccccagcagcagcagcagcagccgccgccgccgccagcgGCCCAGCAGCTGGGCTCGGCCGCCTCGGCCCCCAGGActtccacctcttcttttttaattaaggaCATCTTGGGCGACAGCAAACCTCTGGCGGCGTGTGCACCGTACAGCACCAGcgtctcctctccccaccacacCCCGAAGCAGGAGAGCAATGCAGCACACGAGAGCTTCAGGCCAAAGCTCGAGCAGGAGGACAGCAAAACCAAACTGGACAAGCGGGAAGAGTCCCAGAGCGACATCAAATGCCACG GAACAAAGGAGGAAGGAGACCGGGAGATTTCAAGTAGCCGAGAGAGTCCCCCTGTGAGAGCCAAAAAGCCTCGTAAAGCCAGGACGGCTTTCTCCGACCACCAACTCAATCAACTGGAGCGTAGCTTTGAACGACAGAAGTACCTGAGTGTGCAGGATCGCATGGACCTGGCGGCTGCACTCAACCTCACTGATACCCAGGTCAAGACCTGGTACCAGAACCGCAG GACCAAGTGGAAGCGGCAGACCGCGGTGGGCCTGGAGCTGCTGGCTGAGGCGGGGAATTACTCGGCACTGCAGAGGATGTTTCCATCGCCTTATTTCTACCACCCAAGCCTGCTGGGCAGCATGGACAGCACTACGGCTGCGGCGGCCGCCGCCGCCATGTACAGCAGCATGTACCGGACTCCTCCCGCGCCCCATCCCCAGCTGCAGCGGCCCCTGGTGCCCCGAGTGCTCATCCACGGCCTGGGGCCCGGGGGACAGCCGGCCCTCAATCCCTTGTCCAACCCCATCCCAGGTACCCCGCACCCCCGGTGA